Proteins encoded by one window of Cryptomeria japonica unplaced genomic scaffold, Sugi_1.0 HiC_scaffold_648, whole genome shotgun sequence:
- the LOC131041832 gene encoding pectinesterase-like yields the protein MASQLLLLLVVVIVVLFSQSEGATPQNGIQSACELAPDRKSCESSLSENPGSLRGGPKDMTHIALNMSISNAQTVGGFISSDSRRSSMNAKQSQAVDDCLQLYDLTVYYLTESLSILTDSSLQWKDAVDIQSYLSAALTSQITCLDGLNEANIDLHLLSFTDHVPNASRSVSNSLAIVEKLFIRAMKSSKTSVHSRRLLSDAHQVDHEPLDDDFSSWLSGEDRRLLLQTVAGVNLTGNMVTVARNGSGDYTTITDAINAVANKSANRSVIYVTAGVYEEYVSVASNKYNIMLIGDGKDVTVITGNRSFVDGSTTFNSATLATTGKGFLARDLTIENTAGAIKHQAVALRVGADLSAFYRCSFKGYQDTLYVHSLRQFYRECDIYGTVDYIFGNSAVVFQNCTLLARTPLTGQQNVFTAQGRTDPNQNTGISIHGCKVTAAPDLVPVMSSVRTYLGRPWKEYSRTVYMQSYLDSLIQPAGWLEWNGTFALSTLYYGEYGNQGPGSNTSQRVTWPGYHVMNTTDARNFTVTNYIFGDSWLPATSIPYNGDLF from the exons ATGGCTTCTCAGTTGCTGCTCCTTTTGGTTGTGGTGATAGTTGTTTTATTTTCTCAAAGTGAAGGCGCCACTCCACAAAACGGCATTCAATCTGCCTGCGAATTGGCTCCTGATCGTAAATCATGCGAGTCAAGCCTTTCTGAAAATCCAGGGTCTTTACGAGGAGGCCCAAAAGATATGACTCATATTGCCCTCAACATGAGCATATCTAACGCCCAAACGGTTGGAGGCTTCATTTCCAGTGACTCCCGCAGATCATCCATGAATGCTAAGCAGAGTCAAGCCGTCGACGACTGCCTCCAACTGTACGATCTGACCGTCTATTATCTGACGGAGAGTCTGTCAATCTTGACAGATTCTTCATTACAATGGAAAGATGCAGTGGATATTCAGAGCTATCTGAGTGCAGCCCTGACGAGCCAGATCACCTGTCTCGACGGCCTCAACGAAGCAAACATCGATCTCCATTTGCTGTCTTTCACAGATCATGTGCCAAACGCGTCCCGGTCAGTGAGTAATTCCCTGGCTATTGTAGAGAAGCTTTTTATCAGAGCCATGAAGTCCTCAAAAACTTCAGTCCACAGCCGACGCTTGTTATCTGACGCCCATCAAGTTGATCACGAACCCCTCGACGACGACTTCTCGTCGTGGTTATCTGGAGAGGACAGAAGATTGCTTCTTCAGACTGTAGCCGGCGTCAATTTGACAGGAAACATGGTGACGGTGGCGCGGAATGGCAGCGGTGATTACACCACAATCACTGATGCCATTAATGCCGTTGCAAACAAAAGTGCAAACAGATCAGTGATTTATGTAACCGCAGGAGTGTACGAGGAATACGTAAGCGTGGCGAGTAACAAATATAATATCATGCTCATTGGAGATGGAAAAGACGTCACTGTGATCACTGGTAACAGAAGCTTTGTAGATGGCTCCACTACTTTCAACTCTGCCACTCTCG CCACGACTGGGAAAGGTTTTCTTGCAAGAGACCTCACAATTGAGAACACAGCAGGTGCAATAAAGCACCAGGCCGTTGCTCTACGGGTGGGAGCAGATTTATCTGCTTTTTACAGGTGCAGCTTCAAAGGGTATCAAGACACTCTGTACGTGCACTCACTCCGTCAATTCTACAGAGAATGTGATATCTATGGCACTGTAGATTACATATTCGGCAACTCCGCTGTAGTATTCCAAAACTGCACTCTTTTGGCACGAACACCATTGACCGGGCAGCAGAATGTATTCACAGCTCAAGGTAGAACAGACCCAAATCAAAACACGGGGATATCGATTCACGGCTGTAAGGTTACTGCGGCCCCTGATCTGGTTCCTGTTATGAGCTCTGTCCGTACGTACCTGGGGAGGCCATGGAAAGAGTACTCACGTACTGTTTACATGCAATCTTATTTGGATAGTTTGATCCAGCCGGCTGGGTGGTTAGAATGGAATGGTACATTTGCCTTGAGCACGTTGTATTATGGTGAATACGGAAATCAAGGTCCAGGGTCAAATACTTCACAGCGAGTTACTTGGCCTGGTTATCATGTAATGAACACAACTGACGCTCGAAATTTCACGGTAACTAACTACATCTTTGGTGATTCATGGTTACCAGCAACTTCCATACCTTATAATGGAGACttgttttaa